The genomic region TACAGAGATCAAAGTGCAAAAAGAAATGCAGCCTCTTTTGACCCGGTTGATGGAAGATGAGGTCAAAGATAATTATCTGCTTGACCTTGTTGCAAAGGAAATCGGTGTAAATGCTGAAGAAATTCTGGATATGGATCTGAACGTTTATTGTTGTGAGGAAGGGATGCTGGTTGGCTTAAAAGAAGAATTCGTATCCTGTCCAAGAATCGATGATCTTTCCATGGTTTATGCTGCAATGGAAGCACTTGTGGCTTCAGATAACAATTCCGGTATTAACATTGCTGCATTCATGGATAATGAAGAGGTTGGTTCCATGACAAAACAGGGTGCAGATTCTGTACTTTTAAGCAGCATCCTGGAAAAGATTCATGCAGGAATTGAGGGAATAGATCAGAGATCGGAATGTCAGGTAAAGGATTATTTTGTCATCTCTGCTGATGGTGCACATGGTTTGCATCCTAATTATGCTGAAAAGAACGATATTACTAACAAGCCCGTGATGAACAAAGGCATAACAATTAAGATAAGCGGTAGCCGTTCATATGCTTCAGAAGTTGAGACAATTGCAGCTTTTCAACAGCTTTGTAATAAAGCCGGTGTAAAGTACCAGAAATTTGTGAATCATTCTGATCAAAGGGGTGGAACAACTCTTGGTCCTCTTCTCAGCAAATATCTACCTGTTCATGTTGTTGATGTCGGAGTTCCAATGCTTGCGATGCATTCAACAAGAGAACTTATGGGCAAACAGGATTTCCTTGATTCCATAGAGGTTTTCAGGACATTTTTCCAGTTAGAGTGATAAATAAAAGCTACCAGCTCAAGCGCGCAAATAATTAGGAAAAATATTTGAAAAATTTGAAAAAAGATTTTGTCATTATGTGACTCTGGTCACACAATGAAACGCATATGGCGGAAACCTCGGGAATTTAACCCGACTGAACGGATTTAGAGTCCATTCGATCAACCTGATCTGATTTCCATGATGATTGGTTGAATCTATTTCTTCCTTGGAATTAATAGTATTTATATCTATCTAGATCTATCTCTT from Methanolobus tindarius DSM 2278 harbors:
- a CDS encoding M18 family aminopeptidase, encoding MDTSKDYTSGFFNFMKKATTPVQTVDTIIERLDAEGFSKLDLNEQWNFSASGKYWLSPYPSMIIAFTIGKSDSLTKSMRIIAAHTDNPAFRIKPNPEVSSEGMLTLNVERYGGPILNTWFDRPLSIAGRIAVKSDEVLKPKVIHLDFQRPILTLPNLAIHMNPGPNQSTEIKVQKEMQPLLTRLMEDEVKDNYLLDLVAKEIGVNAEEILDMDLNVYCCEEGMLVGLKEEFVSCPRIDDLSMVYAAMEALVASDNNSGINIAAFMDNEEVGSMTKQGADSVLLSSILEKIHAGIEGIDQRSECQVKDYFVISADGAHGLHPNYAEKNDITNKPVMNKGITIKISGSRSYASEVETIAAFQQLCNKAGVKYQKFVNHSDQRGGTTLGPLLSKYLPVHVVDVGVPMLAMHSTRELMGKQDFLDSIEVFRTFFQLE